One Cohnella candidum genomic region harbors:
- a CDS encoding DUF5665 domain-containing protein: MAAPGIGAAGGITPAPEAGALQGTLSLLSERIERLAMDMDKAQLREYVDLVHKPWLLIWRNFISGLSRGIGIALGFTFFAATIVWMLQVLGKLNLPIVGDYIADIVRIVQRQLQINPY; this comes from the coding sequence ATGGCAGCCCCCGGAATAGGCGCCGCGGGCGGAATTACCCCGGCACCTGAGGCGGGCGCGCTGCAAGGCACGCTGTCCCTGCTCTCGGAACGCATCGAGCGTTTGGCGATGGACATGGACAAAGCCCAGCTTCGCGAATACGTGGACCTGGTGCACAAGCCGTGGCTCCTGATTTGGCGGAACTTCATCTCCGGATTGTCGCGCGGGATCGGCATCGCGCTCGGCTTCACCTTTTTCGCGGCGACGATCGTTTGGATGCTGCAAGTCCTGGGCAAACTCAATCTTCCCATCGTCGGGGATTATATCGCCGACATCGTCCGTATCGTGCAACGGCAGCTCCAAATCAATCCTTATTAA
- a CDS encoding TraR/DksA C4-type zinc finger protein, which produces MSLPMNQERMQALRRRLLKEKSDLEQRVHANDHYQLSSAQRDSIDELSAYDNHPGDLGTETFERGKDLALLERDAFRLERVEAALERMDTGEYGRCKECGAFIPPERLEALPTADRCVEHEPRQNTSARRPVEEQFLQPPFGRTSLDATEYTGFDGEDAWQIVASWGNSNSPAMAENNDIEDYDSVYIEAGENEGFVEPIESFLATDITGKHVSVVRNREYYHYLDRNEGDPLLEPDEIYDER; this is translated from the coding sequence ATGAGCCTTCCGATGAACCAGGAACGGATGCAGGCTTTGCGGCGGCGGCTGCTGAAGGAAAAAAGCGACCTCGAGCAACGGGTGCACGCGAACGACCATTATCAGTTGTCCTCCGCCCAACGCGATTCCATAGACGAATTGTCCGCGTACGACAACCATCCGGGGGATCTCGGAACCGAAACGTTCGAACGCGGCAAAGACCTCGCCTTGCTGGAACGGGACGCTTTCCGGCTTGAACGCGTGGAAGCCGCGCTCGAGCGGATGGATACGGGCGAGTACGGCCGGTGCAAAGAATGCGGGGCATTCATCCCGCCCGAGCGGCTGGAAGCCCTGCCGACGGCTGACCGCTGTGTGGAGCACGAGCCCCGTCAAAACACCTCCGCGCGCCGGCCGGTCGAAGAGCAGTTCCTGCAGCCGCCGTTCGGCCGCACCAGCCTGGACGCAACCGAATATACCGGCTTTGACGGCGAAGACGCGTGGCAGATCGTGGCGTCCTGGGGCAACTCGAATAGTCCCGCCATGGCCGAAAATAACGATATCGAAGATTACGACTCCGTGTATATCGAAGCCGGCGAAAACGAGGGCTTCGTGGAGCCGATCGAGAGCTTTCTGGCCACGGACATCACGGGGAAACACGTCTCCGTCGTCCGTAACCGGGAGTACTATCATTATTTGGACCGCAACGAAGGCGATCCCCTGCTTGAGCCCGACGAAATTTACGACGAGCGGTAA
- the lspA gene encoding signal peptidase II produces the protein MQRRIWPLWTYYAVAVLVFLIDYASKKIVANNLELNDRIPVLGNFFVLTSIRNRGAAFGILQEQRWFFIVITVAVVSAIVWYFGRSYRTGSRLLMVALGMILGGAVGNFLDRALFGEVVDFLQFNFGSYTFPIFNLADTGICVGVALVILDSLLSSKQEKNENGNGEKSGEEQPV, from the coding sequence ATGCAACGGCGCATTTGGCCCCTTTGGACTTATTACGCGGTCGCGGTGTTGGTGTTTTTGATCGACTACGCGAGCAAAAAAATCGTCGCGAACAACCTTGAATTGAACGACCGGATTCCGGTCCTGGGCAATTTCTTCGTGCTGACTTCGATCCGCAACCGCGGAGCCGCATTCGGGATTTTGCAAGAGCAGCGGTGGTTCTTCATCGTGATCACGGTCGCGGTCGTCTCGGCGATCGTCTGGTATTTCGGGCGGTCTTACCGGACGGGAAGCCGGCTGCTCATGGTCGCGCTGGGCATGATCCTGGGCGGCGCCGTAGGCAACTTCCTGGACCGCGCCTTGTTCGGGGAAGTCGTCGATTTTCTGCAATTCAATTTCGGCAGCTACACGTTTCCGATTTTCAATCTGGCCGATACCGGCATTTGCGTCGGTGTGGCTTTGGTGATTCTGGATTCGCTGCTGTCGTCCAAACAGGAGAAGAACGAGAATGGCAACGGAGAAAAATCCGGCGAAGAGCAGCCCGTCTGA